One part of the Neoarius graeffei isolate fNeoGra1 chromosome 2, fNeoGra1.pri, whole genome shotgun sequence genome encodes these proteins:
- the LOC132875361 gene encoding histone-lysine N-methyltransferase 2B-like, giving the protein MYFVVEFLDNSVGIVSNSWTNGDNSMTFWPPYADPNKFKMALLTHAVPGPAWTTHTITVLGTADDYEKARKKAKMAETHLAVASEPEELERCQRSRQPTKRYITLPEPGPSRPLPPVPPAAMNLTLMSPPPPPSPVRQPSLSSSSSHSGQAHHMDTQLLSPPQPLPIHPPLRQPSSSSRNPSEQVDDQLSPPLPIYPPARQPSLSSGLERYLVSTLEEIKDRLSALERTVTMLARSGSNKHAKLPDNLELPLQNFQDLNGLEEKLEDSPYQKELTAYLGTIGGATVQATTRRVLATVFGHSLAMTINWNGCNDKRAFRDLKLKRVVVDAVRRGSMDSPPAAQIEDEVKVWFRNARDRAGGRRQRYIRVAAQDV; this is encoded by the exons ATGTATTTTGTTGTGGAGTTCCTTGACAACTCTGTTGGGATTGTAAGCAACAGCTGGACTAATGGTGACAATTCGATGACCTTCTGGCCACCTTATGCAGATCCAAATAAATTTAAAATGGCTCTATTAACACATGCAGTCCCTGGACCAGCGTGGACCACCCACACCATCACAGTTTTGGGCACTGCAG ATGACTATGAAAAGGCGAGAAAAAAGGCCAAAATGGCAGAAACACATTTAGCTGTCGCCAGTGAGCCTGAGGAGTTGGAGAGATGCCAGCGTTCAAGACA ACCAACGAAACGTTACATCACCCTGCCTGAGCCTGGACCAAGTAGACCATTGCCACCAGTTCCACCAGCAGCGATGAACCTGACTCTTATGAGCCCACCCCCACCACCTTCACCAGTGAGGCAGCCATCATTGTCCTCAT CAAGTTCACACTCAGGCCAAGCCCATCACATGGACACCCAGCTGTTGAGCCCACCTCAACCCCTCCCAATTCACCCCCCTTTGAGGCAGCCATCATCATCCTCAA GAAATCCATCTGAACAAGTGGACGACCAACTTAGTCCACCCCTCCCTATTTACCCACCTGCAAGGCAGCCATCATTATCCTCAG GCCTTGAGAGATATTTGGTCTCTACGCTGGAGGAGATTAAGGATAGGCTGTCTGCATTGGAGCGGACGGTGACAATGTTGGCCAGATCAGGCAGCAACAAACACGCAAAGCTGCCAGACAACTTGGAGCTACCTCTCCAGAACTTCCAGGACCTCAATGGACTGGAGGAAAAACTGGAGGACAGCCCCTACCAAAAAGAATTG ACTGCTTATCTGGGGACAATTGGTGGTGCCACTGTCCAGGCCACAACCAGGAGGGTCCTGGCCACCGTTTTCGGCCATTCATTGGCCATGACCATCAATTGGAATGGGTGCAATGACAAAAGGGCATTCCGGGACCTAAAATTAAAGAGGGTAGTTGtag ATGCTgttaggagaggctcaatggactCCCCACCAGCAGCACAGATTGAGGACGAGGTGAAGGTGTGGTTCCGGAATGCCCGAGATAGGGCGGGTGGCCGTAGGCAGCGGTACATTCGAGTTGCAGCACAGGacgtttaa